One Thermococcus sp. DNA window includes the following coding sequences:
- the porB gene encoding pyruvate synthase subunit PorB codes for MAVRKPPITTREYWAPGHAACAGCGCATALKLATKAFSEAMEERYGDPNAFAIAQATGCMEVVSAVFPYTAWKAPWLHVAFENAAAAASGVEAAWKKLGRKGKILAIGGDGGTADIGMQALSGMLERWHNVVYLMYDNEAYMNTGIQRSSSTPYGAWTTTSPPGKYSIGEDKPKKWVALIAAAHQIPYVATASIGNPFDFVRKMKKAAKVDGPAFVQVHCTCPTGWKSPLEKGVEIARLAIETGVWPLFEIENGDFHNIKIQSPGGGAKVKREGGRVVAIEFKKPIEEYLKLQGRFKHLFKRPEAIDQLREQIKAMWKVLGVEVTLPKPEE; via the coding sequence ATGGCCGTTAGAAAACCCCCAATTACTACTCGCGAGTACTGGGCACCCGGACACGCCGCCTGTGCCGGCTGTGGCTGTGCCACCGCTCTTAAGCTCGCCACCAAGGCCTTCAGCGAGGCCATGGAGGAGAGGTACGGCGATCCTAACGCCTTCGCGATAGCCCAGGCCACCGGATGTATGGAGGTCGTTAGTGCCGTCTTCCCGTACACCGCCTGGAAGGCCCCGTGGCTCCACGTTGCCTTCGAGAACGCGGCCGCGGCTGCCAGCGGTGTCGAGGCCGCCTGGAAGAAGCTCGGAAGGAAGGGCAAGATACTCGCCATAGGCGGTGACGGCGGTACCGCCGACATCGGTATGCAGGCGTTAAGCGGTATGCTCGAGCGCTGGCACAACGTCGTTTACCTGATGTACGACAACGAGGCCTATATGAACACCGGAATCCAGAGGTCGAGCTCAACCCCCTACGGTGCCTGGACCACCACCAGCCCGCCTGGAAAATACTCAATCGGTGAGGACAAGCCCAAGAAATGGGTGGCTTTAATCGCTGCGGCCCACCAGATACCCTACGTGGCAACGGCGAGCATAGGCAACCCCTTCGACTTCGTCAGGAAGATGAAGAAGGCCGCCAAGGTCGACGGTCCGGCTTTTGTCCAGGTCCACTGCACCTGCCCCACCGGCTGGAAGAGCCCGCTCGAGAAGGGTGTTGAGATAGCTCGCCTTGCCATCGAGACCGGTGTCTGGCCGCTCTTCGAGATCGAGAACGGTGACTTCCACAACATCAAGATACAGTCTCCCGGTGGAGGGGCGAAGGTCAAGCGCGAGGGAGGAAGGGTGGTTGCCATAGAGTTCAAGAAGCCCATTGAAGAGTACCTTAAGTTGCAGGGCAGGTTCAAGCACCTCTTCAAGAGGCCAGAAGCTATTGACCAGCTCCGCGAGCAGATAAAGGCAATGTGGAAGGTTCTCGGCGTTGAGGTCACACTCCCGAAGCCGGAGGAGTGA
- the porA gene encoding pyruvate synthase subunit PorA: MPIRTVMKANEAAAWAAKLAKPKVIAAFPITPSTLVPEKISEFVANGELDAEFIKVESEHSAISACVGASAAGVRVFTATASQGLALMHEVLFIAAGMRLPIVMAIGNRSLSAPINIWNDWQDSISERDTGWLQFYAENNQEALDLILIAFKVAEDERVLLPAMVGFDAFILTHTVEPVEIPDQEVVDEFLGEYVPKHAYLDPTRPITQGALGFPAHYMEARYTVWEANENAKKVIDEVFAEFERKFGRKYQKVEEYRTDDAEVIFVTMGSLAGTVKEYVDHLREKGVKAGAAKLTVYRPFPTEEVRKLAKKAKVLAILEKNITFSVGGALFQDFSRALVNESEKPIILDFILGLGGRDVTFGNLDEVTGICQKALAGGKVDEVSWIGLRKEILE, translated from the coding sequence ATGCCGATAAGAACCGTTATGAAGGCCAACGAAGCCGCCGCCTGGGCGGCCAAACTTGCCAAGCCGAAGGTCATAGCGGCTTTCCCGATTACACCGTCGACACTCGTCCCGGAAAAGATCAGTGAGTTCGTCGCGAACGGGGAACTCGATGCCGAGTTCATCAAGGTTGAGAGCGAGCACTCTGCCATCTCAGCGTGTGTCGGTGCCAGCGCAGCGGGCGTCAGGGTCTTCACCGCAACCGCCTCCCAGGGTCTGGCTTTGATGCACGAGGTTCTCTTCATTGCCGCGGGAATGAGACTGCCGATAGTAATGGCAATAGGAAACCGCTCCCTGAGTGCCCCCATTAACATCTGGAACGACTGGCAGGATAGCATCAGCGAGCGCGACACTGGCTGGCTTCAGTTCTACGCCGAGAACAACCAGGAGGCCCTCGATTTAATACTCATAGCCTTCAAGGTCGCCGAGGACGAGAGGGTTCTCCTCCCGGCAATGGTTGGATTCGACGCTTTCATCCTGACCCACACAGTCGAGCCAGTCGAGATTCCTGACCAGGAGGTTGTTGACGAGTTCCTCGGTGAGTACGTTCCGAAGCACGCCTACCTTGACCCGACGAGGCCGATAACCCAGGGTGCCCTTGGATTCCCTGCCCATTACATGGAGGCTAGATACACCGTCTGGGAGGCAAACGAAAACGCCAAGAAGGTCATTGACGAGGTCTTCGCCGAGTTTGAGAGGAAGTTCGGAAGGAAGTACCAGAAGGTAGAGGAGTACAGGACCGACGACGCCGAGGTAATCTTCGTTACCATGGGTTCACTCGCCGGAACCGTCAAGGAGTACGTCGACCACCTCCGCGAGAAGGGGGTTAAGGCCGGTGCGGCGAAGCTCACCGTTTACAGGCCGTTTCCGACCGAGGAGGTCAGAAAACTGGCGAAGAAGGCCAAGGTTCTGGCCATCCTTGAGAAGAACATCACCTTCAGCGTCGGCGGGGCCCTCTTCCAGGACTTCAGCAGGGCACTCGTGAACGAGAGCGAGAAGCCGATAATCCTGGACTTCATCCTCGGTCTCGGAGGAAGAGACGTCACGTTCGGGAACCTCGACGAGGTCACAGGGATATGCCAGAAAGCCCTTGCGGGCGGGAAAGTTGATGAGGTCAGCTGGATAGGCCTCAGAAAGGAGATCCTGGAGTGA
- the porD gene encoding pyruvate synthase subunit PorD: protein MAESPFKADIERVEKEYSEKMTVGATATIPGSSVINKTGSWRVFIPEFNRDKCTRCFLCYIYCPEPAIYLDEESYPVFDYDYCKGCGICANECPVDAITMVRETK from the coding sequence ATGGCCGAAAGTCCGTTTAAGGCCGATATTGAGAGAGTTGAGAAAGAGTACAGTGAAAAGATGACCGTTGGAGCCACGGCAACAATTCCAGGGAGCAGTGTGATAAACAAGACCGGTTCCTGGCGTGTTTTTATACCAGAGTTCAACCGGGACAAGTGCACCCGTTGCTTCCTCTGCTACATATACTGCCCGGAGCCGGCTATATACCTCGATGAGGAGAGCTATCCAGTTTTCGACTACGACTACTGTAAGGGCTGCGGAATCTGCGCGAACGAGTGCCCTGTTGATGCCATAACCATGGTGAGGGAGACCAAGTGA
- a CDS encoding 3-methyl-2-oxobutanoate dehydrogenase subunit beta, protein MEIPEDIKKKLTLPAEEYFYSGHTACQGCGASLGLRYVLKAYGKKTIFTIPACCSTIIAGPWPYSTLDAPLFHTAFETTGAVMGGIEAALKAQGYKVKGEDGIMVVGWAGDGGTADIGLQALSGFLERGHDAVYIMYDNEAYMNTGIQRSSSTPYGAWTTNTPGGKKHFLEKRQKKKVIDIVIAHNPPYAATASIAYPEDFMRKLKTAQKTPGPSFIQLFSPCPTGWRSPTDKSIELARLAVQTAYFPLFEYKDGRYRINMPSTKREPKRIEEFLKLQGRFKYMTKEDIEVLQRWVNYEWERLKKLAEVFG, encoded by the coding sequence ATGGAGATTCCAGAGGATATTAAGAAGAAGCTGACGCTCCCGGCGGAGGAGTACTTCTATTCGGGACACACCGCCTGCCAGGGTTGTGGGGCTTCCCTCGGACTCAGGTACGTTCTAAAGGCGTACGGGAAGAAGACTATATTCACAATCCCGGCCTGCTGTTCAACCATCATAGCCGGTCCCTGGCCTTACAGCACCCTCGACGCGCCGCTGTTCCACACCGCGTTTGAGACAACCGGTGCCGTCATGGGGGGGATAGAAGCCGCCCTGAAAGCCCAGGGATACAAGGTAAAGGGCGAGGATGGGATAATGGTCGTCGGTTGGGCCGGAGACGGCGGTACCGCCGACATTGGACTCCAAGCGCTCTCAGGTTTCCTCGAGAGGGGCCATGATGCTGTCTACATTATGTACGACAACGAGGCCTACATGAACACCGGAATCCAGCGCTCAAGCTCCACCCCCTACGGAGCGTGGACAACCAACACCCCCGGAGGAAAGAAGCACTTCCTCGAAAAGAGGCAGAAGAAAAAAGTTATCGACATCGTCATAGCCCACAACCCACCCTACGCGGCAACCGCGAGCATAGCCTACCCTGAGGACTTCATGAGAAAGCTCAAGACAGCCCAGAAGACGCCCGGTCCAAGTTTCATCCAGCTCTTCAGTCCGTGCCCAACAGGCTGGCGCTCACCGACCGACAAGAGCATTGAACTTGCGAGACTAGCCGTCCAGACCGCGTACTTCCCGCTCTTCGAGTACAAGGACGGCAGGTACAGGATCAACATGCCGAGCACGAAGAGAGAGCCCAAACGGATAGAGGAATTCCTTAAGCTCCAGGGCAGGTTCAAGTACATGACCAAAGAGGACATTGAAGTTCTCCAGAGGTGGGTCAACTACGAGTGGGAGAGACTTAAGAAGCTCGCCGAGGTCTTCGGCTGA